The sequence below is a genomic window from Serratia nevei.
CAACCCGAAAGCCGGCAAGCACTTCGGCGGTTCGGTGGCCGGGCCGGTGTTCGGCAAGATCATGGCCCAGGTGCTGGAGCACATGAATATTCTGCCGGACGCCCAGCCGCTTAACGTGGTGTCGTCGGTCAAGGGGTAATGATTTAAGCGGGAAATATTGGGCCAGAGAATCTCTGACCCAATATTTAATGCAACGAGTCTGACTTACGCGTTATTTCCCTTGGGTTGCCCACCATTTCGCTACGCAAGCATTGGGTGCCTGAATAGTTTTACCTTCTTTGGTGATATAAGGTACCGGTGAGTAGATTCTTGAGCAATAGCCTGCCGAGCGTTCGGTAGCATTAACAGTGAGAGGGAGGCTAACGGTGGTGGCTAAAATCGCTGTGAGCAGCATCAGATTTGATAACTTCATCATTCTTCCTTAATTAATGAAAATAGAGTCCCATGCTTGCCGTTACACGACGAGCGCTAATGAGAGTATTAATTTGTTGGTATAACGTCTACGGCAGATTTCATTATGGATGCGCCCTGATTCATTGATTGATATTTATATTGAATATTTATATCAACATCTAAAAAAACATTTATTTTCCCGAACGCAATTGCTGTCTTTCATTGAAATAATGTTCCAACAAGCGGTTAGCTGGGCTCAAGGTAATGCTTCAGCGCCTGCAGATCGGCGTTCACCAGCCCGGCGTCGCGGGCGAACAGCGCATCGTCCATATCCGGCTGGCGGAACAGGGTGAAGATCACCTCGGTGCCGCGCCGGTTGGCGAGCGCGCGCAGCGGCACGTAGACCACGCCGCCGTCCGGCAGCGTCACCCAATGATCCAGCACGCCGAAGGCATTTGGCGCGCTGAAGCGAATGTGGATCCGCCCCTGCGGGGTGTCCGCCACCCAGTCTTCATCTTCCCGCCGCAAGCTGTTGGCTAACCCTTTGGCCCACAAGGGGAAGTTTTCCGGCTGGCTGAGAAAGGCATATACCTCGTCACAAGGGCGGTTGATGGTAACATGCAGCGTTTGTGCGCTCAGCATCGTGGTTTCTCCGGTTGGCGGCGATACTTCAGTGTAGATCCCGCCGCGCTTAGAAGTAGTAACCGATGTTCACGTTGGTGCGAAAATACCATTTATTGCTGCCGGGGGACTGGGTGCCGGTCCAGCCGGTGGCATTTTCCACGCCGCCCCACGGGTTGGCGTTCTGCGCCCAGGTCAGATCCACCCACAGCATCACCGGCATGGCGAACACTTGTACCCCCAGCGTGTTCATTTTAGAGTCGGAGCCGCCGTGCCTGTCCTTCCAGAGCACGCTGTAATCGTTGTAGAACCGCAGCTTTTTCACCGGCCCCCAAGGCACGTCGACGTCGCGCGCCAGGTTGATGGCGGCGGTGGTGGCCTGCGACGGGATCAGATAGGCCGGCGTCAGGCCGTTGCCCCCCATCAGGATCACCGAATTGTTGGCCCAGGCCGGGCCTTTGGCGTCGTAACCGTAGCGGATCACCTGGCCGGACAGATGCCAGGGATCGTAATTCACCAGCGTATGTAAGCCTGCCGCCCAGAAGCTGCCGTTATCGCCGGTCGCCTGGTTGTAGAGCCGCGAGGCCGCCAGCGAACCGCCGAGCTCATTGTTCCAGCCGCCCTGATGGAAAGCGCGCGTCAGCCGCAGGTTTACCTGATCGCGTTTTTCGTTGCGCTGCAGGTGCTGTGACGCGTAGTTGGTGTTTTTCAGATCGTCGTAGCTGGCGACGTCGGAGGCGTAACGCACGCCGGTCGGCATCATGCGCGGGTAGTAGGCGGCGTCGAAGGCCCAATCGTCATGCTGGTATTGGTATTTGGCGCCCAGCCCGGTGTTGACGCCAAAGCCGAGGTAAAACGGAATGCCGTACGACCAGCCGAACTGCGGGTAGGGCATCAGGCCGAACGGTTTGAACGGCGCGCCGAGTTGCACGGCGGAATGCTCAGACAGGTGGTAGCCGACATAGGCGCGGTCGATGGCGTATTTGCGCCGATCCTGAAACCAGAATCCGCTATCGAAAAACGCGTCGTTTACCTGGCCGGCGGCATCGATGCGAAAGGCGTCAAAGCGTAAATGCGGAGGATTCCGATAATTGCTGCTGTGCCAGTCTTCATAGCGATAATTGGCGCGCAGTGCGCCACCGATATCAATATTCTTTTTATTATCCTCGCTTTGCCAATGAATATGCGGAAATGCCGGGCGGCTTTTTTTTACCGGTGCCGCGGTGGCGGCAACGTCGTTGGGTATTGCGGCGACGGTTGCATAACTCACTGGTGAAACAAGGAAAAAACAAAGCGTAATCTTGCGCATGCCAGGCCCCTGAAGAAAGTAGACTGTTTATTAAGGCGAGCGAGTTTCACCTGTGGACAGGGTGCTTACGCTCATCAGTTTTATATTTGAGACGATTTTATCGAGCGTTTCATATATTAAATTTAGCGCCGGTTAATATATGAAACTTTGTTTCTTTTTTAATGGGAAAACTATAGATCCGGTATTAAACAAGTCAAGAAATAAAAATGAGAGTTGACGGGCAATACCGATTATTCGGTTGTCTTGGTCGGCGGGGGCGGCACACAGCAGGCTGAAATATTAGTGTCATCAATGCCCGTTAGACTCGCGGCATCCTGGTATTACTGACTAAAAATCATGAACATAAAACTGACACTGGGCCGCAGGGTAAAATCTGCGGCGGCGCTGCCGCGCGCGTTTGGCTTCGGCAAGAGCATGGGCTTATTAAGCGGCGTAATTTGCGTTATCGCGCTATTTTCTCTGCTGCAACTGTTTTCCACCGTATTTATTTCTAATATTCTGCGCGACGCCAAGGCTAACCTGGTGGCGGGCGATGGCTTGCATCGCCAGCAGGCGACGATGGATCGCGCCAGACTGTCGCTGCTGACGGCCAGCGACAGTCTGAACCGTGCGGGCATTTACTACCTGCAGGACAAAGCCACCGGCTCCGACGGCAGTTGGCACAGCCTGCTGGATGAGTCGTTGGCGGCGCTGCAGGCCTCAGAGCAGGCCTTCGCCCAGTTCGAGCGCCTGAGCGCGGAGGCGCCCGAGGCGGCGGGCGTCCTGAAAGACAGCTACCGCCTGTTCTATGACGGCCTGAAAGAGCAGGCGCAAGGGTTGCAGGGCAGCAGCATCGATGCGTTTTTCGCCGTGCCGATCCAGGCATTTCAGGCGGATTTCAACGAAAAGTATCTCGCTTATCAGGCGCTGAACGAACGGCGTGGCGATGATGTCAACGTGCGGCAATTGGCGGCGCTGGAGCAAGCCAGGACCTTTGCGCTCGGCGCGCTGGCCGCGCTGGCGCTGATCGCCGTGGGGGTGTGGGTCGGCGTCTCTCGCTGGGTGATCGCACCGCTGCGGCGGGCAATCGCGCACCTCAACGTGCTGGCCGCCGGCGATCTTTCGCGGCCGCTGCCGCCTGAGCGGGCATTCAACCGCGAGATGCACCAGCTGCAGACCAGCATTGGCCACATGCAGGGCGGCCTGCAGCGCCTGGTCAGCGAGGTGCGCGATGCGGCGAGCGGGATCCTGAACGGCGTCGGGCGGCTGGCGGACGGCAATCGACAGTTGACGGCGCAGTCGGCGAAGCAGAACGGTGAATTGCAGTTGGCGACTGAGCACGTGCAGCAGCTGGCGGCGCGGGTGGAGGAAAACGGCCAATATGCGCAGCAGGCCAGCCAACGAACCGAACAGGCCCGGCAGTACGCCGGCGCCGGTGAGCAGATGATGGAAACCGTCAATGTTTCGATGCAAGGGATCGTCAACCAATCGGCCGAAATGCGCGGCATCGTCGCGCTGATCGACAGCGTGGCGTTCCAGACCAATATTCTGGCGCTGAATGCGGCAATCGAGGCGGCGCACGCCGGCGTTCATGGCCGCGGCTTTGCCATCGTGGCCAAAGAGGTGGGGCTGCTGGCGCAAAAAAGCAGCCATTCGACGCGCGATATTCAGCAGTTGATCAACCGTTCGTTGCAGCAAATCGATCAAGGTTCGCAGGCGGTGGATCTACTGACGGGCAACCTGCGCCAGATTATCGATCTGGTGAACAAATGCAGTGCGCTGATGGGGGACATTTCCCTGGCATCGCTCAATCAGGGGGAGAGCATTCAGGACGTGACGGCGCGCATCTCGGCGCTGAATCAGGTGGCGCGCCAAACCGGCACGGTGGTGAACGCGGTGACTGAGGCTTCACAGCTGTTGCAGGGCGAGTCGGAACGGTTAGAAAAAGCGATGGCGCGTTTCAGGCTACCGGCGCAATAAATACTTCCGATGCAGGTTAATGAATAATAAAGCTGCGCTTAACGTTATTTATTATTTTCGCGTCCTGAGAAAGTTCAGCGGGTAAATAAAAGCGCAGGCCGACGCTTATGGATTAAAAAAGCACCGGCCTGCAGAGATTATTTTTGACGGGATGATTAACGGCTGGTCTGGTGGCCGATAATGCCGCCGAGCGCTGCGCCGCCAAGGGTGCCCAGCGTGCTGCCGTCGGTCAGCACCGCGCCGCCGACGGCGCCCACGCCCGCGCCGATCGCCGTGTTGCGATCGCGATTGGACATATGCCCACATGCGGTAACGGAAAGCGTTGCCATCACCACCACCAATACACCTGCGGCACGTTTAATATTCATAATGAGTTCCTGGTAAATTGACTGATTAATGGATTAAAAATAATCCGATTAACCTGCCGGTAGAAGTTGGGATGAATGTATTCCTCCGTAAGAAAATCGAACAGGTAAAAATTCTTAATTTTGCGGCGGTGAAAAGCGATTGCTCGCCGAATGTGCGGCCGCCGGTAAAATCGTGGGTCTATACTGGAAAGACGCCTCGCGGGGGGCGGGGCGCACACTCTGGAGGCCGCCATGTCCGATCTCGTTTTCGCATCCGGCAAACCGGTGAAAATCCCCGGCCCGGACCACCCAATCACCTTGACCCGCCATCCGGCGCGGGTTGTCGTGCGTGCAGCCGGTCAGACCCTGGCCGACAGCCGCAACGTGCTCATCCTGCAGGAAGCCACCTATCCGCCGGTGTTTTACTTTCCGCGTGAGGATGTGAATCGGGCGCTGTTGCAGAAAAACGAGCACGTCAGCTACTGCCCTTATAAGGGCGACTGCAGTTATTTCTCCCTTGTGCTTAACGGCGAGCAGGAGGCCAATGTGGCCTGGAGTTATGAAATGCCCTACAACGCCGTGGTGGCAATCAAGGATCATCTGGCATTTTATCCCGATAAAGTGACGGAGATCCGCACCGAAGAATGAGCCGCCGCCGCCATCGGGCGGGGGCAGGTTGACATTCTCATTGTCCCTACTCATTATGTGTATTACCGGAAATTGATACGCTTTCCTTATGTTTTAATCCGACATAAACGAAACTCTGAGCAGGTGCCAAGGTGTCTACCTCTACGCGATTTGCCGTTGCCATCCATATTCTGACCAACATCACGCTGTGTCGCGGCCAGACGGTGCGTTCCGAAGATATCGCGCGCAGCGTCAACACCAACCCGACGGTGGTGCGGCGCATCCTCGGCGCGCTGGCGGAGGCCGGGCTGACCTATTCACAGATGGGGCAAGGCGGCGGGGCGTTGCTGGCGCGGCCGGCGGAAGCGATCTCGCTGCTGGACGTGTATCGCGCGGTAGAGGATCAACCGTATTTCATGCTGCACCGTACCCGGCCTAACGATGCGTGCTATATCGGCCACGCGATTACCCCGGTGCTGGAGCAAGAGTTCGCGCGCGTCGGTCATGCGCTGGAAGCCAGCCTGGCGCAAACCAGCATCGCCGAAATGGCCGGGCAGGTCGAGCGGCGCGCAGGCTATCCTTTTGTCCCTTGTTCACCGCAATATCAAGCGGATACGCAATAAAAACTCACGCCAATTCCCGCTACGCGCAGAGCATTTTTTGCATTGCTTTAATGTAATTGTGTAAGTTACATTAGCTCGCATCAAGTGTGATGTAGCTCACGTTTTAGACTGCCTCCCCACGATACTCAACCGATTGGCCGGAAACCTTTTCTTCCGGCGCAGATTCGCTGTGCTTATAAACCAGGAGAGAACGATGTTAGAAATGATTGAAAGCTTGGCCACCGTGGTGGTCCTGGTGCCGGTAATGGTGGCCGTCTTGCTCGGCGCGATTTACGGCCTGGGTGAAGTGTTCAACGTCTTTTCCGCTATCGGCCGCAAAAACGGCTGAATCTGTATGCTTGGGGGCTATCGGCCCCCGGCTATAACTCCCTTATTTCCCCCTTTCTCTCTATGAACGCGTCGTTGCGTCAATCATCGCCATCACCTGTCGAAACATCGCGCTTTCCGCATCGGCCAGCTCGTTGACCAACGTAAAGTGATTGCAGTGGCGATCGGCCAGCAGCTGGACGTCGAGGCCGCGCGCCAGGCAGGCGTCATAATAGGCCTGCGTCTGGTTTTTAAACCCTTGGGTTTCCCGCTGGCCGACGTCGAGCAATATCTGCGGCGCATGTTCCTTCGCCGGCAGTAAAAACAGCGGGCTGAGGCTTTGCGCCTGCTCGGGCGTCAGGTGCAGCCAGTCGTTGATGTAGATATCGCACAGCGGGCGCAGATCGTAGAGGCCACTCAGCGCCAACGCGCCTTTGATCGCGTTGGGCGGCAGGCGATAGCGTGGTTGCCAGCCGTCGGCGATCAGCATGCCGCACAGGTGGCCGCCGGCCGAACTGCCGCTGACGAAAATACGTGCCGGATCGATGCCGAAAGGCGCCCCGTGATGATAAAGCCAGGCGACGGCGCTGCGCACCTCGTGCACGATCTCCGCCAGCGTCGCTTCCGGCGCCAGCGTGTATTCCAGCGTGGCGACCGCCACGCCGCGGCGGGCAAACGCGGCGGCCATCGAACAGGCTTCCTCTTTGCGCTGCGAATGCCAGTAGCCGCCATGAATAAAGATCAGCAGCGGGGCGGGCTGCGTGCAGGCCGGGAACAGATCGAGGCGCTCTGCGGCGCTCATGCCGTAGCGCAGATCGTAAATGCCGGGTGTCTGCGCCCTGGCGCGCTGGGCCAGCGCGGCGTATTCCGCCATGCAGGCGTCAAAATCTTCCACCGAAGCGCGGGCGTTGTATTGCACGGCGCGCACGCTCAGGTCTTCAAACGTCAGATCGATGCTCATCACTTCTCCGGATTGTTATGCGTTATGCCTTCATCATCGTCCCGCAGGTGAAAAGATGTTTGATCTCCGGTGCGCATCATTGCGGCTTCTCTGATGCTGTTTTCTGCTGTATATTGCTGTTTTATGCTTTTATTGCGGAACAAACCCATGCACAAAGCGGCACGACAGCGCCATTTATTGGATTTGCTCAGCGAACGCGGGCAGGCGGCGGTGGCGGAATTGGCCGGCGCCATCGGCGTTTCGGTCGATACCGTGCGCCGCGATCTGGCCGATCTCGAGCGGCAAGGGTTGGCGCAGAAACATCACGGCGGGGCGATCGCGCTCGAACCGTCCGACATGCCGCGCCAGGCGCGTGCGGCGCTGTTGCCGCAGGTCAAGCAGCGGCTCGGTCGCGCGGTGGCCGCGCAGATCCCACCCGGCAGCACCCTGATGCTGGATGCGGGCAGTACGCTGCTGGCGGTGGCGCAGGCGCTGCGTGGGCCGGCCACGGTGATCACCGCTTCACTGGATATCGCACAGTGCCTGAGCGACAGGCCGGAGATCAACCTGATTCTGCTTGGCGGCCAATGGGATGCGCGCCAGCGGCTGTTCGCCGGCGGCGCCACCCTGGCGTTGCTGGCGCGTTACCGCGCGGACATCGCCTTGCTGGGCGCCTGCGCGGTACATGCGCAGCTGGGGCTGAGCGCCGGCGAGGAGGCCGATGCCGAAGTCAAACGTGCCATGCTGGCCAACAGCGGCGAGCGCTGGCTGGTGGCCGACCATATGAAGCTGGATCGCTGCGAACCGCATCACGTTGCGGATCTGGCGCAGATCCAACGGCTGTTTACCGATCGCCCGTGGGACAACCTGGACGAACAATCACTGATTGAACTTTGTGTCGTCGCCGACGACCGCTAGAGGAGAACACTGATGAACGATACCGCACGACCGTTGCAGGTGGCCCTGATTGGCTACGGCTTTGTCGGCAAGGCGTTTCACGCGCCGCTGATTAACGCGGTGCCGGGGCTGGAACTGAGCGTGGTGGCTTCGCGCGATGCCGCCAAGGTGCATGCCGATCTGCCCCACGCGCAGGTGATCGCCGACCCGCTGGAGGCTATCCACCGGCCGGAGGTGGATTTGGTGGTGATCGCGTCGCCGAACGATACCCATGCGCCGCTGGCGCTGGCCGCGCTGGAGGCGGGCAAGCACGTGGTGGTGGATAAACCCTTTACGCTGGATTTGGCGCAGGCGCGTACGCTGATTGCGGCGGCGGAAAAACACGACCGCCTGCTGTCGGTGTTCCAGAACCGCCGCTGGGACAGCGACTACCTGGGCGTGAAGCAGGTGATCGAACAGGGGCTGATCGGCAAGGTGACGCACTTTGAGTCGCACATCGATCGCTACCGCCCTGAAGTGCGGGTGCGCTGGCGCGAACAGAATCTGCCGGGCAGCGGGCTGTGGTTCGATCTGGGGCCGCACATGGTCGATCAGGCGCTGCAGCTGTTCGGTTTGCCGCACAGCGTGCAGGCCAACATCGCCACGCTGCGCCCCAACGCGGAGGTTAACGACTGGGCCCACGTGGTGCTCAACTACCCGACGCACCGCGTGATCCTGCACGGCAGCATGCTGGTGGCGGGGGGCGTAGCGCGCTTTACCGTACACGGCGAGAAAGGCAGCGTAGTCAAAGCGCGCGCCGACGGGCAGGAAAGCCAGCTGCTGGCCGGTGTGACGCCGGGCTCGGCGGAGTGGGGCAAAGACGACGACGCGATGAGCCTGTTTATCGGCACGGAGCCGGTGCGCACGCTGCCGACGCCGGATGGCGACCAGCGTCAGTATTATGTCCAGGTGCGCGACGCGCTGCGCGGCGCCGGCGCCAACCCGGTTACCGCTGCGCAGGCGCTGGCGGTGATGGCGGTGCTGGAGGCGGCCACCCTGGCGGCGGAAACCGGCGTCACCCAAACCCTGCCGCTCACCGAGGCGGAGATCGCCGCCTGGTAACGGCTCGCGTCAGATAAGGCGTCAGACGCATGGATACAGTGCATGTCGTGCGTCTTCCGCCATCCCAACCCCTGGCATAGGCTATCCCTCAGTCTATGTCAGGAGTGTTTATCATGTTATCCCATCCTACGCCGCAGGGCGTCCGCGGCATACTGGCCGCACTGTCTCTGAGCATGCTGCTGTCATCGCTCGGCATCAGCATCGCCAACGTCGGGCTGCCGGCGCTCGCCACCGCGTTCCATGCTTCGTTCCAGGCGGTACAGTGGGTATTGCTCTGTTATTTGCTGGCCGTCACCACCTGCATCATCGGCATCGGTCGCTTGGGCGACAGCCTTAATCGCCGCCGCCTGCTGCTGGCGGGTATCGCGCTGTTTACCGCCGCTTCGCTGGCTTGTGCGCTGGCCCCGCAGCTTTGGCTGCTGCTGGCGGCGCGCATGGCGCAGGGGCTGGGGGGCGCGGTCATGATGTCGATCGCCATGGCGCTGGCGGGCGAGGCGCTGGGCACGGAAAAAATCGGCCGCGCGATGGGGCTGCTCGGTACCATGTCGGCAGTGGGCACCGCGTTGGGGCCGTCGTTGGGCGGCGCGCTGATCGCCGGTTTCGGCTGGCGGGCGATGTTTCTGATCAATCTGCCGCTGGGCCTGCTGGCGCTGTGGCTCGCCTGGCGATACTTGCCGGAGGGGGCGCGTCCGGCCGCGCGCCAGGAACCGTTCGATCGCGCCGGTACGCTGCTGCTGGGCGGCGCATTGCTCTGCTATTCGCTGGCGATGACCCTGGGGCGCGGCAATTTCGGCGCGCTCAACCTGGCGTTGATGCTGGGGGCCCTGTTGGCGGGGGCGCTGTTCATCGGCGTGGAGCGCCGCGCCGCATCGCCGCTGTTGGCGCCGACGATGTTCCGCCATCCGGCCCTGACCGCGGGGCTGGCGGCCAGCGCGCTGGTAATGACGGTCATGACCGCCACGCTGGTCGTCGGGCCGTTCTATCTGTCGCGCGCGCTGGGGTTAAACGCTGCGCAGGTCGGGCTGGTGATGTCGGCGGGGCCGGCGGTGGCGATCCTGACCGGCATTCCGGCCGGTTATCTGGTGGATCGTTTTGGATCGCAGCGCATCGCCCAGTTTGGGCTGGCGGCGGTGGCCGCCGGTGCGGCGTTGCTGTCGCTGCTTAGCCACTGGGGCGTGCTCGGCTATGTGGCACCCATCGCGCTGCTGACCGCCGGCTATGCGCTGTTTCAGGTGGCCAACAACACCATGCTGATGAAGGATCTGTTTCCTGAACGGCGCGGTTTGATCGCCGGCATGGTCAATCTGGCGCGCAATCTCGGGGCGATCACCGGTGCTTCGGCGATGGGGGCGCTGTTTTATCTGGCCTCGCAGCGGGTGGTGGGAACCGCCGCCGCCGCGGCTTACGGTATGCGTGTGACCTACGGGACGGCGGCGCTGTTGGCGCTGGCGGCGTTGCTCATCGCCTTCGGCGGCCGCCGGCTGATGCTGCGTTACGACGCGCGCTGAACCGCGTAGCGTTCTTGCACGAAGCCGTTGTCCGAGGGAGTGACGGCGAGCAGGCGCAGGCGCTGCTCCGGACCATCGGTGCCGAACAAGGGAATGCCGCCGCCCAACAGCAGCGGCACGCGCGTGATAGTCAGCTCGTCGATCAACCCGGCCTGCAGGAAGCGCTGGACGGTCTGGCCGCCGTCGATATACAGGTGACGGCAGCCTTGATCGGCCAGCTGCGCCACGATGGCCGCCGGTTCGCCAGTCATCCAGCGAACGTGCCCGGTATCTTGTTGTGCGGGCGGCTGCGTCGACAGCACCACCACCGGCAGTTCGCCATAGGGCCACTCGGGAAAGGCGCGAACTTTTTCATAGGTATGACGCCCCATCACCAGCGCGTCGATGTCGGCGATAAACGCCTCGTAGCTTAGCCCGTTGAGCAATGAAACCGCGTACTCGGGCCGCAGCAGCCAGTCGATGTCGCCGTCCGCTCCGGCGATGAAGCCGTCCACGCTGGTGGCGATGTAAACCGAGCATTTCATCAGGCGAGATCTCCCCGGTAAACCACATGCACCTTGTTGCCGTCGGGATCGCGCAGGTAAGCACCGAAATAGCCTTTGCCGTAGTGTGCGCGTTCGCCGGGTTCGCCTTCGCTGCTGCCGCCCGCCAGCAGGCCGGCGGCGTAGGC
It includes:
- a CDS encoding DUF427 domain-containing protein, encoding MSDLVFASGKPVKIPGPDHPITLTRHPARVVVRAAGQTLADSRNVLILQEATYPPVFYFPREDVNRALLQKNEHVSYCPYKGDCSYFSLVLNGEQEANVAWSYEMPYNAVVAIKDHLAFYPDKVTEIRTEE
- a CDS encoding dihydrofolate reductase family protein, with amino-acid sequence MKCSVYIATSVDGFIAGADGDIDWLLRPEYAVSLLNGLSYEAFIADIDALVMGRHTYEKVRAFPEWPYGELPVVVLSTQPPAQQDTGHVRWMTGEPAAIVAQLADQGCRHLYIDGGQTVQRFLQAGLIDELTITRVPLLLGGGIPLFGTDGPEQRLRLLAVTPSDNGFVQERYAVQRAS
- the osmB gene encoding osmotically-inducible lipoprotein OsmB, encoding MNIKRAAGVLVVVMATLSVTACGHMSNRDRNTAIGAGVGAVGGAVLTDGSTLGTLGGAALGGIIGHQTSR
- a CDS encoding DeoR/GlpR family DNA-binding transcription regulator, with product MHKAARQRHLLDLLSERGQAAVAELAGAIGVSVDTVRRDLADLERQGLAQKHHGGAIALEPSDMPRQARAALLPQVKQRLGRAVAAQIPPGSTLMLDAGSTLLAVAQALRGPATVITASLDIAQCLSDRPEINLILLGGQWDARQRLFAGGATLALLARYRADIALLGACAVHAQLGLSAGEEADAEVKRAMLANSGERWLVADHMKLDRCEPHHVADLAQIQRLFTDRPWDNLDEQSLIELCVVADDR
- a CDS encoding methyl-accepting chemotaxis protein, translating into MGLLSGVICVIALFSLLQLFSTVFISNILRDAKANLVAGDGLHRQQATMDRARLSLLTASDSLNRAGIYYLQDKATGSDGSWHSLLDESLAALQASEQAFAQFERLSAEAPEAAGVLKDSYRLFYDGLKEQAQGLQGSSIDAFFAVPIQAFQADFNEKYLAYQALNERRGDDVNVRQLAALEQARTFALGALAALALIAVGVWVGVSRWVIAPLRRAIAHLNVLAAGDLSRPLPPERAFNREMHQLQTSIGHMQGGLQRLVSEVRDAASGILNGVGRLADGNRQLTAQSAKQNGELQLATEHVQQLAARVEENGQYAQQASQRTEQARQYAGAGEQMMETVNVSMQGIVNQSAEMRGIVALIDSVAFQTNILALNAAIEAAHAGVHGRGFAIVAKEVGLLAQKSSHSTRDIQQLINRSLQQIDQGSQAVDLLTGNLRQIIDLVNKCSALMGDISLASLNQGESIQDVTARISALNQVARQTGTVVNAVTEASQLLQGESERLEKAMARFRLPAQ
- a CDS encoding oxidoreductase encodes the protein MNDTARPLQVALIGYGFVGKAFHAPLINAVPGLELSVVASRDAAKVHADLPHAQVIADPLEAIHRPEVDLVVIASPNDTHAPLALAALEAGKHVVVDKPFTLDLAQARTLIAAAEKHDRLLSVFQNRRWDSDYLGVKQVIEQGLIGKVTHFESHIDRYRPEVRVRWREQNLPGSGLWFDLGPHMVDQALQLFGLPHSVQANIATLRPNAEVNDWAHVVLNYPTHRVILHGSMLVAGGVARFTVHGEKGSVVKARADGQESQLLAGVTPGSAEWGKDDDAMSLFIGTEPVRTLPTPDGDQRQYYVQVRDALRGAGANPVTAAQALAVMAVLEAATLAAETGVTQTLPLTEAEIAAW
- a CDS encoding Rrf2 family transcriptional regulator — its product is MSTSTRFAVAIHILTNITLCRGQTVRSEDIARSVNTNPTVVRRILGALAEAGLTYSQMGQGGGALLARPAEAISLLDVYRAVEDQPYFMLHRTRPNDACYIGHAITPVLEQEFARVGHALEASLAQTSIAEMAGQVERRAGYPFVPCSPQYQADTQ
- a CDS encoding alpha/beta hydrolase encodes the protein MSIDLTFEDLSVRAVQYNARASVEDFDACMAEYAALAQRARAQTPGIYDLRYGMSAAERLDLFPACTQPAPLLIFIHGGYWHSQRKEEACSMAAAFARRGVAVATLEYTLAPEATLAEIVHEVRSAVAWLYHHGAPFGIDPARIFVSGSSAGGHLCGMLIADGWQPRYRLPPNAIKGALALSGLYDLRPLCDIYINDWLHLTPEQAQSLSPLFLLPAKEHAPQILLDVGQRETQGFKNQTQAYYDACLARGLDVQLLADRHCNHFTLVNELADAESAMFRQVMAMIDATTRS
- a CDS encoding MFS transporter, translated to MLSHPTPQGVRGILAALSLSMLLSSLGISIANVGLPALATAFHASFQAVQWVLLCYLLAVTTCIIGIGRLGDSLNRRRLLLAGIALFTAASLACALAPQLWLLLAARMAQGLGGAVMMSIAMALAGEALGTEKIGRAMGLLGTMSAVGTALGPSLGGALIAGFGWRAMFLINLPLGLLALWLAWRYLPEGARPAARQEPFDRAGTLLLGGALLCYSLAMTLGRGNFGALNLALMLGALLAGALFIGVERRAASPLLAPTMFRHPALTAGLAASALVMTVMTATLVVGPFYLSRALGLNAAQVGLVMSAGPAVAILTGIPAGYLVDRFGSQRIAQFGLAAVAAGAALLSLLSHWGVLGYVAPIALLTAGYALFQVANNTMLMKDLFPERRGLIAGMVNLARNLGAITGASAMGALFYLASQRVVGTAAAAAYGMRVTYGTAALLALAALLIAFGGRRLMLRYDAR
- a CDS encoding polyketide cyclase, which gives rise to MLSAQTLHVTINRPCDEVYAFLSQPENFPLWAKGLANSLRREDEDWVADTPQGRIHIRFSAPNAFGVLDHWVTLPDGGVVYVPLRALANRRGTEVIFTLFRQPDMDDALFARDAGLVNADLQALKHYLEPS
- a CDS encoding AcrZ family multidrug efflux pump-associated protein, which produces MLEMIESLATVVVLVPVMVAVLLGAIYGLGEVFNVFSAIGRKNG